A stretch of the Actinomycetota bacterium genome encodes the following:
- a CDS encoding aldehyde dehydrogenase family protein — protein MAAEERESLLLPEAREFLAQPKQLLIDGKWVDAASGRTFATIDPATEEEIAQVPLAGADDVDRAVAAARNAFEDGRWSARAPRERAAVLSKIADELSAKAMAFAQIEVLDQGKPVAFALGEMMHAAQVFRYYAGWCDKVYGETHATSPEQFVYSLRDPVGVCAQIVPWNFPLVMAAWKLAPALAFGNCSVLKPAEETPLSTLWLAKLCQEAGVPDGVLNVLTGDGETTGASLVASRGIDKIAFTGSTEVGRKIMVAAAQNLARVSLELGGKSPNIIFGDADIAAAVPQAAFGIFFNSGQMCTAASRLLVHKDVHDEVVEQLTAAAAFWKVGDGLDPTTMVGPLISPAQLDRVTGYLNIGVEEGATVRCGGSKVQGRSGYFVEPTIFAGVKPDMRIAQEEIFGPVLSVIPFEDTDEALRIANDSMYGLAAAVWTKDLSTAHRMARGLRAGTVWVNSYGVVDAAVSFGGYKQSGFGRELGKHSVDLYTQVKSVWVTV, from the coding sequence ATGGCTGCAGAAGAGCGTGAGAGCCTGCTGCTGCCGGAGGCGCGGGAGTTCCTTGCCCAGCCGAAGCAGTTGCTGATCGACGGGAAGTGGGTGGATGCGGCCTCCGGACGGACGTTCGCGACCATCGACCCGGCCACCGAAGAAGAGATCGCGCAGGTGCCCCTGGCGGGCGCCGACGACGTGGACCGCGCGGTCGCCGCGGCCAGAAACGCGTTCGAGGACGGACGCTGGTCGGCGCGCGCCCCGCGCGAGCGTGCCGCCGTCCTGTCCAAGATCGCCGACGAACTAAGTGCCAAGGCGATGGCCTTCGCGCAGATCGAGGTGCTCGACCAAGGCAAGCCGGTTGCATTCGCGCTCGGCGAGATGATGCACGCGGCCCAAGTCTTCCGCTATTACGCGGGTTGGTGCGACAAGGTCTACGGCGAGACCCACGCGACGTCTCCGGAGCAGTTCGTCTACTCGCTTCGGGACCCGGTCGGGGTATGCGCGCAGATCGTGCCGTGGAACTTCCCGCTCGTAATGGCTGCGTGGAAGCTTGCGCCTGCGCTCGCGTTCGGCAACTGCTCGGTCCTCAAGCCTGCGGAGGAGACGCCGCTCAGCACGCTGTGGCTTGCGAAACTGTGCCAAGAGGCCGGCGTTCCCGACGGTGTTCTTAACGTGCTCACCGGCGACGGAGAGACAACTGGAGCCTCGCTGGTGGCCTCAAGGGGGATCGACAAGATCGCCTTCACCGGATCGACGGAGGTCGGTCGCAAGATCATGGTGGCCGCAGCGCAGAACCTCGCCCGGGTGTCCTTGGAGCTTGGCGGGAAGTCCCCGAACATCATCTTCGGTGACGCCGACATCGCAGCGGCTGTTCCGCAGGCTGCGTTTGGGATCTTCTTCAACTCCGGCCAGATGTGCACGGCGGCCAGCCGGTTGCTGGTGCACAAGGACGTCCACGACGAGGTCGTTGAGCAGTTGACTGCGGCAGCGGCGTTCTGGAAGGTCGGTGACGGACTCGACCCGACCACCATGGTTGGTCCGCTGATCTCGCCCGCACAGTTGGATCGCGTCACCGGATACCTGAACATCGGCGTCGAAGAGGGCGCGACTGTGCGCTGTGGCGGATCAAAGGTCCAGGGTCGCTCCGGTTACTTCGTTGAGCCGACGATCTTCGCCGGAGTGAAGCCCGACATGCGGATCGCGCAAGAGGAGATATTCGGGCCGGTGCTCTCGGTTATTCCCTTCGAGGACACCGACGAGGCGCTGCGAATCGCGAATGATTCGATGTACGGCCTTGCCGCCGCGGTCTGGACGAAGGACCTGTCGACGGCTCACCGAATGGCGCGCGGCCTGCGCGCCGGCACGGTCTGGGTCAACAGCTACGGCGTGGTCGATGCGGCGGTTTCCTTCGGCGGCTACAAGCAGTCGGGGTTCGGTCGCGAACTTGGTAAGCATTCGGTCGACCTGTACACACAGGTCAAGAGCGTTTGGGTGACGGTGTAA
- a CDS encoding DUF222 domain-containing protein yields MCERIEDVIGALRAAVSALRPREMSGLDAERVVEVFAEGERLCQAGRTLASERVLRTGTWRRLGYRTPATWMASRTQTTLSHAITAVQTAHRLHELPATREAFATGKLSESQTAEIAAAAEADPGAESALLTFAASQTVAELREQCRGVRAAAESDENAAERIRRGRFLRHWSDPDGAIRMDARLAPDDGAQVVAVIRARADQLMREARRSGQRESVDAHAADALVGLACGTPGPKAVVHVHVDADALARGRTDAGETCSIPGVGPIPVAAARRLAAEGVVKALATDGADVQAVAHFGRGIPARVRTALEARDQTCVVPGCDVRSGLEIDHVIPLARGGPTSLDNLARLCRYHHAQKTHHGWRLGGPPGARAWTHPGRERLDARLAREPNRERAP; encoded by the coding sequence ATGTGCGAACGAATCGAGGATGTGATCGGCGCCCTGCGCGCGGCCGTGTCGGCTCTGCGGCCCCGCGAGATGTCGGGCCTCGACGCCGAACGTGTGGTAGAGGTCTTCGCGGAAGGCGAGCGGCTGTGCCAGGCCGGGCGAACGCTCGCTTCCGAGCGCGTGCTCCGGACCGGAACGTGGCGCCGGCTCGGATACCGCACGCCCGCCACCTGGATGGCGTCACGCACTCAGACAACCCTGTCACACGCAATCACCGCGGTGCAGACCGCCCACCGGTTGCACGAACTGCCCGCGACACGCGAAGCCTTCGCCACCGGGAAGCTATCCGAGTCTCAAACGGCCGAGATCGCCGCGGCCGCCGAAGCAGACCCCGGCGCCGAAAGCGCCCTGCTGACCTTCGCCGCAAGCCAGACCGTCGCGGAACTGCGAGAGCAGTGCCGAGGAGTGCGCGCGGCCGCAGAATCCGACGAGAACGCCGCCGAGCGGATCCGCCGAGGACGTTTCTTGCGGCACTGGTCGGACCCCGACGGTGCGATACGTATGGACGCGCGCCTGGCGCCCGACGACGGAGCCCAAGTCGTCGCCGTGATTCGCGCGCGCGCCGACCAACTTATGCGCGAAGCGCGTCGCTCGGGGCAGCGGGAGTCTGTCGACGCACATGCAGCCGACGCGCTCGTCGGCCTAGCGTGTGGAACGCCGGGACCGAAAGCGGTCGTTCACGTCCACGTGGATGCCGATGCGCTGGCGCGCGGACGAACCGACGCCGGCGAGACGTGCTCGATCCCCGGCGTCGGACCGATCCCCGTCGCGGCGGCGCGACGACTGGCGGCGGAAGGAGTCGTCAAGGCCCTGGCGACCGACGGCGCAGACGTACAGGCGGTTGCTCACTTCGGGCGGGGGATCCCGGCGCGCGTCCGCACCGCGCTGGAAGCCCGGGATCAAACTTGTGTCGTTCCCGGCTGCGACGTCCGCTCGGGGCTCGAAATCGACCACGTGATTCCGCTGGCGCGCGGCGGCCCCACGAGCCTCGACAACCTCGCGCGGCTGTGCCGCTACCACCACGCGCAGAAGACCCACCACGGCTGGAGGCTGGGCGGTCCGCCCGGAGCGCGCGCCTGGACCCATCCCGGCAGGGAGCGGCTCGACGCTCGTCTGGCGCGCGAACCCAACCGTGAGCGCGCGCCCTGA
- the groL gene encoding chaperonin GroEL (60 kDa chaperone family; promotes refolding of misfolded polypeptides especially under stressful conditions; forms two stacked rings of heptamers to form a barrel-shaped 14mer; ends can be capped by GroES; misfolded proteins enter the barrel where they are refolded when GroES binds) produces MAAKLIMFGEEARRKLESGMNQLADAVKVTLGPKGRNVVIEKKWGAPTITNDGVSIAKEIELEDPAEKIGAELVKEVAKKTNDVAGDGTTTATLLAQAMVKEGLRNVAAGANPMGVKRGIEKAVDVVVEAIKAASKEVEDKDEIAHVAAISANNDPEIGAMIAESMDKVGKDGVITVEESQTFGLELELVEGMRFDKGYISPYFVTDPERMEAVLEDPYILIANSKISAVKDLVPVLEKVMQSGKPVVIIAEDVEGEALATLVVNKIRGTFKSVAVKAPGFGDRRKAMLQDIAILTGGQVISEEVGLKLDNTTLDMLGRARKMVVTKDETTLVEGSGDAEQIKGRINQIKAEIEKTDSDYDREKLQERLAKLSGGVAVIKVGAATEVELKEKKHRIEDAVSATKAAVEEGIVAGGGVTLLQAQAKLDKLKLDGDERVGANIVRRSLEEPVKQIAINAGLEGGVVVEKVRALDAGWGLNADTGEYVDLMKVGVVDPAKVTRSALQNAASIAALFLTTEVLVAEKPEKNPPAMPGGGGMGHDEF; encoded by the coding sequence ATGGCTGCAAAGCTCATCATGTTTGGTGAGGAGGCTCGCCGCAAGCTCGAGTCCGGCATGAACCAGCTGGCCGATGCGGTGAAGGTCACGCTTGGCCCGAAGGGCCGCAACGTTGTGATCGAGAAGAAGTGGGGCGCCCCCACGATCACCAACGACGGCGTTTCGATCGCCAAGGAGATCGAACTCGAGGACCCGGCCGAGAAGATCGGTGCGGAACTCGTCAAGGAAGTCGCAAAGAAGACCAACGACGTCGCAGGCGACGGTACGACCACGGCGACCCTGCTCGCGCAGGCGATGGTGAAGGAAGGTCTTCGCAACGTGGCCGCCGGTGCCAACCCGATGGGCGTCAAGCGCGGGATCGAGAAGGCCGTCGACGTCGTCGTCGAAGCCATCAAGGCCGCGTCGAAGGAAGTCGAGGACAAGGACGAGATCGCGCACGTCGCTGCGATCTCCGCCAACAACGACCCCGAGATCGGCGCGATGATTGCCGAGTCGATGGACAAGGTCGGCAAGGACGGCGTCATCACGGTCGAGGAGTCGCAGACCTTCGGTCTCGAACTCGAACTCGTCGAGGGCATGCGCTTCGACAAGGGCTACATCTCGCCGTACTTCGTCACCGACCCCGAGCGGATGGAAGCGGTTCTCGAGGACCCCTACATCCTCATTGCCAACTCGAAGATCTCGGCCGTCAAGGACCTCGTGCCGGTGCTCGAGAAGGTCATGCAGTCCGGCAAGCCGGTCGTCATCATCGCCGAGGACGTCGAGGGCGAGGCCCTCGCGACCCTGGTCGTGAACAAGATTCGCGGCACGTTTAAGTCCGTGGCCGTCAAGGCTCCCGGTTTCGGCGACCGTCGTAAGGCCATGCTCCAGGACATCGCGATCCTGACCGGTGGCCAGGTCATCTCCGAAGAGGTCGGCCTCAAGCTCGACAACACGACGCTCGACATGCTGGGCCGCGCGCGCAAGATGGTCGTCACCAAGGACGAGACCACGCTTGTCGAGGGCAGCGGTGACGCGGAGCAGATCAAGGGCCGCATCAACCAGATCAAGGCCGAGATCGAGAAGACCGACTCCGACTACGACCGTGAGAAGCTCCAGGAGCGCCTCGCGAAGTTGTCGGGCGGCGTCGCGGTGATCAAGGTCGGCGCGGCCACCGAGGTCGAGCTGAAGGAGAAGAAGCACCGCATCGAGGACGCCGTGTCGGCGACCAAGGCAGCGGTCGAGGAAGGCATCGTTGCCGGCGGTGGCGTGACGCTGCTGCAGGCACAAGCCAAGCTCGACAAGCTGAAGCTCGACGGCGACGAGCGCGTTGGGGCGAACATCGTCCGGCGTTCGCTCGAGGAGCCCGTCAAGCAGATCGCAATCAACGCCGGCCTCGAGGGTGGCGTTGTGGTTGAGAAGGTTCGCGCGCTGGACGCGGGCTGGGGCCTCAACGCCGACACCGGCGAGTACGTTGACCTGATGAAGGTCGGTGTCGTCGACCCGGCGAAGGTGACGCGCTCGGCTCTGCAGAACGCAGCGTCGATCGCAGCCCTGTTCCTCACGACGGAGGTCCTCGTCGCGGAGAAGCCCGAGAAGAACCCGCCGGCGATGCCCGGTGGCGGCGGCATGGGTCACGACGAGTTCTAA
- a CDS encoding uracil-DNA glycosylase, translated as MKLLEKIRDDVVACARCPRLVACRERAAANPPARFLESEYWARPVPGFGDGRASLVVVGLAPAAHGANRTGRMFTGDRSGDWLCRGLHRAGFADRSDSVSRDDGLRLTDCYVTAVVRCAPPFNRPTPIERDACAEFLERELRALTHTRAILALGSFAWDGVLRVLRSMGEPVSPKPKFSHGAEVVVGRRVLVGSYHPSQQNTFTRRLTEAMFDDAISLAARCARAG; from the coding sequence GTGAAGTTGTTGGAGAAGATCCGAGATGACGTCGTCGCGTGCGCTCGTTGTCCTCGGCTCGTTGCGTGCAGAGAACGCGCGGCGGCCAATCCCCCGGCGCGGTTTCTGGAGTCGGAGTACTGGGCCCGACCGGTGCCGGGGTTCGGTGATGGGCGCGCATCTCTAGTCGTCGTCGGTCTTGCTCCGGCGGCGCACGGCGCGAATCGAACCGGGCGAATGTTCACCGGCGACCGGTCGGGGGACTGGCTGTGTCGAGGACTGCATCGCGCAGGTTTCGCCGACCGGTCGGATTCGGTGTCGCGAGACGATGGATTACGCCTGACCGACTGCTACGTCACTGCGGTCGTCCGATGTGCTCCACCGTTCAATCGGCCCACTCCGATTGAACGGGATGCGTGTGCGGAATTTCTTGAACGTGAGTTGCGGGCACTGACGCACACACGCGCGATCCTGGCGCTGGGATCTTTCGCGTGGGACGGCGTGCTGCGGGTGCTCCGATCTATGGGCGAGCCGGTGTCGCCGAAGCCGAAGTTCAGTCACGGAGCAGAGGTCGTCGTCGGTCGTCGCGTGTTGGTCGGCTCGTATCACCCGAGTCAGCAGAACACGTTCACCAGGCGGCTGACTGAGGCGATGTTCGACGACGCCATCTCGCTGGCCGCGCGTTGTGCGCGCGCGGGTTGA
- a CDS encoding histone H1-like repetitive region-containing protein produces MPAKKTAAKKPAVKKAAAKKTVAKKAVAKKAVAKKPVAKKAVAKKPAAKKAVAKKPAAKKAVAKKPAAKKAVAKKPVARKTAAAKKPAAKKAVAKKPAAKKTTAKKAAKK; encoded by the coding sequence GTGCCCGCAAAGAAGACAGCTGCAAAGAAGCCCGCGGTGAAGAAGGCCGCGGCGAAGAAGACGGTCGCAAAGAAGGCCGTCGCAAAGAAGGCCGTCGCGAAGAAGCCTGTCGCGAAGAAGGCCGTCGCAAAGAAGCCGGCAGCGAAGAAGGCTGTCGCGAAGAAGCCGGCAGCGAAGAAGGCTGTCGCAAAGAAGCCGGCAGCGAAGAAGGCTGTCGCGAAGAAGCCGGTCGCCAGGAAGACAGCTGCAGCGAAGAAGCCGGCAGCGAAGAAGGCTGTCGCGAAGAAGCCTGCGGCAAAGAAGACCACGGCGAAGAAGGCCGCCAAGAAGTAA
- a CDS encoding Rrf2 family transcriptional regulator has protein sequence MLRVSLKTEYGLRALMELAARRSEGNVPARQIAKSQGIPLRFLEHQLAALHKAGIVDSQRGANGGCSLAREASEIPVVEVIEVLEGPLAPMHCVEPHDGRCARSHKCGLQELWMRVETAVRLVFEQTTIADLAERHRELQPLLWPELATGSNDA, from the coding sequence ATGCTAAGGGTTTCACTGAAGACGGAATACGGCCTGCGCGCGCTGATGGAGTTGGCCGCTCGCCGTTCGGAAGGAAACGTTCCCGCTCGACAGATCGCCAAGTCCCAGGGAATCCCACTGCGGTTCCTTGAGCACCAGTTGGCCGCGCTGCACAAGGCCGGCATCGTCGACTCCCAGCGGGGCGCGAATGGTGGATGTTCGCTCGCGCGAGAGGCGTCGGAAATCCCGGTTGTTGAAGTCATCGAAGTTCTCGAAGGTCCCCTCGCGCCGATGCATTGCGTCGAGCCGCACGACGGTCGTTGCGCGCGCTCGCACAAGTGCGGACTGCAGGAGTTGTGGATGCGAGTGGAAACTGCGGTGCGTTTGGTCTTCGAGCAAACGACGATCGCCGATCTCGCCGAGCGTCATCGCGAGCTGCAACCGTTGCTGTGGCCTGAACTCGCCACCGGTTCCAACGACGCCTGA
- a CDS encoding MoaD/ThiS family protein produces the protein MTVSVRIPTPLRRVTNGAAEVSASGSTVREMIEDLERQFPGIRGRLCEENGEIRRFVNFFVGEEDIRFLQGLETPLQSGTQVSIIPAVAGGFC, from the coding sequence GTGACAGTCTCCGTTCGTATTCCTACGCCGCTTCGCCGCGTCACCAACGGCGCCGCGGAGGTCTCTGCCTCGGGGTCGACCGTTCGGGAGATGATTGAGGATCTGGAGCGCCAGTTCCCAGGGATCCGCGGGCGCCTGTGCGAAGAGAACGGAGAGATCCGTCGGTTCGTCAACTTTTTCGTCGGCGAGGAGGACATCCGGTTCCTCCAAGGTTTGGAAACTCCGCTTCAATCCGGGACGCAGGTCTCGATCATTCCGGCGGTCGCCGGTGGGTTCTGTTAG
- a CDS encoding threonine synthase, with product MGAILGLRCRECGREFPAEPVHVCEFCFAPLEVVYDYDEIRKNISRESIAAGPRSIWRYTDLLPGSEKRVDLGAGYTPLVPAPRLAAELGLRDLWIKNDTLNPTHSFKDRVVSVALTVARDFGFTTAACASTGNLANAVAAHAAHAGMDAYIFIPADLEAAKIVATAIYGPNLVAVEGTYDDVNRLCSEIAGMYEWAFVNVNIRPYYAEGSKSLAFEVAEQLGWQAPDHVVVPIASGSLLTKIRRGFDELVTVGLLDGHATRISGAQAEGCSPVATAFRAGEEHIRPVKPKTIAKSLAIGNPADGYYAIKAARETGGVIDSVTDEEVLEGIALLARTEGIFTETAGGVTIATLRKLAAAGVVRPDERVVALVTGDGLKTIEAVADSAKPTMVIPPKLDLFAARIEEGK from the coding sequence ATGGGCGCGATCCTTGGTCTTCGTTGTCGTGAGTGCGGCCGGGAGTTCCCGGCCGAGCCGGTGCATGTGTGCGAGTTCTGCTTCGCACCGCTGGAGGTCGTCTACGACTACGACGAAATCCGGAAGAACATCAGCCGCGAAAGCATCGCGGCCGGACCCCGGTCAATTTGGCGTTACACCGACCTGCTGCCGGGCAGCGAGAAGCGTGTCGATCTCGGAGCCGGCTATACCCCGCTGGTCCCGGCTCCGCGTTTGGCGGCCGAGCTTGGGCTGCGCGACCTATGGATCAAGAACGACACCCTGAACCCCACGCACTCCTTCAAGGACCGTGTCGTGTCGGTGGCGCTGACGGTCGCCCGCGACTTTGGTTTCACGACGGCGGCCTGCGCGTCGACCGGCAACCTTGCGAACGCCGTTGCCGCACATGCCGCTCACGCGGGCATGGATGCCTACATCTTCATCCCGGCGGATCTCGAGGCCGCCAAGATCGTTGCGACGGCGATCTACGGACCGAACCTGGTCGCGGTTGAGGGGACCTACGACGACGTCAACCGGCTGTGCTCGGAAATCGCGGGCATGTACGAGTGGGCCTTCGTCAACGTCAACATTCGTCCCTACTACGCCGAGGGTTCGAAGTCACTTGCGTTCGAGGTGGCCGAGCAACTCGGCTGGCAGGCGCCGGATCACGTCGTGGTCCCGATTGCCAGCGGATCTTTGCTGACCAAGATTCGTCGCGGGTTCGATGAACTCGTCACGGTGGGGCTGCTGGACGGGCACGCGACGCGCATCAGCGGCGCGCAAGCCGAGGGATGCTCACCGGTAGCAACGGCGTTCCGAGCCGGCGAGGAACACATCCGTCCGGTGAAGCCGAAAACCATCGCGAAGTCCTTGGCGATCGGTAACCCGGCCGACGGGTACTACGCGATCAAGGCTGCGCGCGAGACCGGCGGCGTGATCGACTCGGTTACCGACGAAGAGGTGCTGGAAGGAATCGCTTTGCTGGCTCGGACCGAAGGGATCTTCACCGAGACCGCAGGGGGAGTCACCATCGCGACGCTGCGCAAGCTTGCGGCTGCCGGCGTGGTGCGCCCCGATGAGCGTGTGGTCGCGTTGGTGACTGGAGACGGGCTGAAGACGATCGAAGCCGTTGCCGATTCCGCGAAACCCACGATGGTCATCCCGCCGAAACTCGACCTGTTCGCTGCTCGAATCGAGGAGGGGAAGTGA